ATACCAATCGACTGCTGTTGATACTCATTGGCGGGCTGGCGCTGCTATCTTTCATGGACGTCCAGGCCAGACGCCATTCCCAGATTCATGCTTTGCCCCCGGCCAGCGAACGCCTGGATACCGTCCGCCAGAATCTAGAACAGCCATTGCGTCGCAGCGCCAGCGCCATCCTGCAGGGCGTCGATGAAATCGAAGGCGGCGCTCACAACGCCCCTCCTGCGCTGAGCGCCGAAGAACTCAATAGCCCCGAAGCCCCCCAGGAAGCGGATCCTTCCAGCTTTGACAGCATGCGGCTGCGACCGCTGGACGCAGTGCAGAGCAGCCGCAGCGAAATCGAGCTCTACTTTCTCCGTTTTCAGAATGCTCACAGCGAGTTGGTGCGTGTTCGCCGGCCGGCGGCGCCAGGCAGCGTTAGTCTACTGCGCGTCCTGCAAGAGCTGCAGCGCGGCCCGACGAACAGAGAGCGCGGCCTGTTGAATATGTTTGATTCCCAGATTGAAATTCGCGGCCTGCGCCTTGAGGGCGGCGTCGCCATCATCGATCTGAGCGATCGCGTCGGGCGAATGGGCAATCACGTCATAGCCGATCGCCTGGACCAGCTGTGCTATACCTTGACGCAATTCTCTTCGGTTCGCGGGGTGCGCTTGCTTGTCAATGGCGAGGCTGTACGCCAGCTGGGGGCCTCAGCGCTGGAAGTTCCTGAGACTCTTCATCGCGGCGAGCGCAGCATTACAGACTACCGCTAGCCGCCACGGCGCGGCTGCGCTTGTTCAAAGCTTTTGAGCGTATAGAACCATGGACGAAGTCAGCGAAAAATCTCCCCAGGCGAGCTTGCTCTTTAGATGATACCAGCTGATGTGCAGCCAGCGGAAATAGTCCAACGGGCTCTGAAAAGCGCCGCGCGACTTACGCAGTTTTGGAATCAGGCCAAAGTCAACGGGACGATAGACAGCCACAATCTGTAAGCCATGCTGCTCAAGAAGCATTCGCAGATTTTGTAGCGAATAGTATACCACATGGCCAGGAAGGTAGTAGTGATAGTCGATGCCGCCGCGCCTGGCCTGCCAGCCATCAAAGTTTGCAGTTTGAATCAACAACAAACCGCCGCGGCGCAGGGCCGCCGACAGGGAAGCCATCGTCTGTTGCGGATCGGATAGATGCTCGATTACTTCGACAAGCGTAATCACGTCAGCGCTATTGGCTGGCAGCGTCCCGGAACGAAGATCGCCTTGGCGCAGATCGGCGCCGAGCAGTCGTCCCTGTTTTACTGCATACTCTGAAATATCCAGACCGCGAGCGCGGTAGCCTGCCTCACTTGCGGCGCGCACAAAGCTGCCAAATGCGGCGCCGACGTCCAGGAAGTCGGCGGGCGGCGGAACGAATCGGGCTATATTTTTCAGACGCGCGCGTTGCACATGGCGATCAAAGAGCTCGACGCGCCTTTCGTCGCGGTAGCTGTAATCAGCCTTCCCGGTATAGTAGTCTTCTTCGTAGAGCGCAGCCAGATCTAGCGATGGATGAGCCTGTATCTGGAGTCGGCAGCTGCTGCACCGAAGGATGTCCAGCGGCGGTGTGAAGCGTTCAATGCGATACAGCGGCTGGAGAGCGGCGGAGCAGACTGGACAGTTGCCCGACGCTTTGCAAGGCGCGAGCTCGCCGGCTTTGACTGCTGCAACCTTCATCTCCGCGCTCGGAAGGCCCAGTGAGCAATGACCCGATCCAATTCGCCAGTTGGGGTTCGGGTGATGTGAGCCAGCTCGACCGCGGAAAAGTACGGGGTAAGCAGCGACTGTACCTGGCTCTGGTCAAAGAGTTCCAGGCTGGCGCCGCTCAGATCTTCGTTGTGCTGGAAATGTCGGTCCGCTGCCGAACGCAGCGTACCCAGAAAGGCGCCATCAGGCTGAAGCACGCGCTCGATCTCGGAAAGCATTTGCTGACGCCGCGGCGCAGTATTGTAATGCAGGACTCCCCAGGCGATGACCAGTTGCACGCTGCCATCCGGCAGCGGCAGCCGAAATGGATCCTCCTCCGCAGTCAGATAGAGTTGAGCGGCAGGACAGAGAGCGGCGCTCAGCTCCAGCGCCGCAGAGCTGAGGTCCGCGCCATATAGCGGCGCAAATCCGAAATCCTGAAGCAGGCGCAAATGGCGGCCGCTTCCGCAACCCAGATCAAGGGCCGGGCCGCGCGGGATCGAGTGCATCATACGCACCAGATTTTCGTCTGGATAGACCTGTCTGGCCCGATCGCGCTGGTAGTGGCGCTGCCAGGCTTCTCCCGTTTGCTTTGCCGGAGCATCCGCGGCGGTTACGATGAGGGGTATTTCACTCATAGCGCAGCTCCGTATTTCGTGCATATTCGTTCGCTCTTTCAATTAGCGCAGGCATGGCATCGATGGGCCCTTGCATGGCGTAGACGGCAATGCGATCCAAGTTGCCTGAATGAAGCGAGAGCATATCGCCTGCTTGCTTGAGCGATCGTGCGAATATTACAGCAGAGTCCGCCGCAGAATCAGGGGCCAATCGCACCGAGTGAACCTTGCCAGCGCGCTGCGGCAGCGCGAAACGAATGATAATCGCGCGCTCTGGCGGCCGCAAGTATGGAGAAAGATCCGGCGAGTCCCCGGCGCTCAGTCTCACCAGATCCTCGAAGTAATCGTGACCCAGAGCAAACTTGCCAAGCGTCTCTGCCAGGTACTCGCCGCCCGTTTCAGGATTGCATTCGATCAGCAGCAATTCTCGCGAGGGATCGAGCGGATCATCGGGGGCCAGAAATTCGGCAACCAGCGGGCCGTTGCGATAGCCCGAAGCCAGCAGCGTTCGATCCAGAAGATCGCGGATTCGAGCCTTCAGAGAAGGTTCGAGCGACGACGGAAAGCGATGTTCTACTTCGGCAAAGCGCGGCGCACGTTCGGATACCAATTTGTCGCTGACAAAAAGCGGATGGGCCTTGCCCTCGATGGCAAAGGCCAGTACCGTAATTTCGCGGCCCTCCACAAATGGTTCGACCAGCCAGCGACCATCATCATCGGGATGGTCGCGCAGGAAGCTTTCAATTGCGCCGGCGCTTTCCAGCACGAGGATCCCCCGCTTGGCATGTCCGCCAGCCGGACGAGCCAGTACTGGCGCCATTTCCAGTATTGCCTGGCGCTGCGCGTCGTTTGCCCAGCCTAAGATTTGCGGGGAAGGGACTCCTGCTTCCTGCAGTCGCAATTTGGCGCGCCGCTTGTTGCGAAAGAATCGAAGCGAACGCAAATTCTCGCTGTGCAAGCCCAGTCGGCGTGAGACCAGAGCGGCGCTGAGCGTGGCTGCACCGAAGCTTCGCGCAACCACGCCGGCGACGGGACGTTCCAGCTCCTCCAGAGCGGCCCGGGCAATTCGCCGCGGACGCAGAATACTGCTGTGGATTTGCCAGCTGGCATCGGCAAATCCGGGCGCGCGTGGATTCTGGTCCACCGCCGCCACAGGATAGCCCAGGCGTCGGGCGGCCTGGATCACCGGCTGCTGGTGGATACCGGCCCCCAGGGCAATCAAAGCGGGGCGCTCCAGAAATTCGGGGTCTTGCATGCGCGATTGGCTCTCGAATCCTTCCTCTTTTATCGGAGCGGCAGGCGAAAAACAAAGTCAGGTTTCTTTCTTTCCCGCCGAATCTGAAAATATGCTACGCGGATTGTATACGGGCGCGACCGGAATGATGATGAACCAGCGGCGACTGGACGTGATCGCCAACAATCTGGCCAATGTCGACAAAACCGGCTTCAAAACCGATGACGCTTTGTTCAAGGCCTTCCCGCAAATGCTAATCCAGCGCACGCGCGACGATGGCGTTGGCGTCGTCCCGCTGGGCAGCTTCGATATGGCGCCGATCGTTGGCGAGCTCGGTTTGGGCGCCGAATTCAACGAGACCTTCACGCGCTTTGAACAGGGCGCCGCAAAGCGCACCGAAAATCCGTTGGATCTTATGATCGATGACCGCAGTCGCGAGCGACCGGCCTTTTTTGTGGTCCAAACCGATCGCGGCGAACGCCTGACGCGAGGCGGATCTTTTACGATCGATCGCGAGGGTCGCATCGTGACTCAAGATGGCTTTCCCTTGCTTGGCGAAAACGGGCCAATCCAGGTAACGCGGCACAATTTCATGATCCGCGAAAATGGCGAGATATGGATCAATGGCGCCATTGGCAACAACCCACAGGCCGGCGCAAGCCCCGATACCAACGCCTATGAACAGCCGGCCTTGCTGGATCGCATCCGCATGCGCACTGTAGAGTTCCCTCGCGAACTCAAAAAAGAAGGCAACAGCTTCTATATTGTGACGCCTGAATCCGGGCCCATGCGGCCGCTAGAAGAGCTGGGCGATCGCGAAAACCCACAAATCATGCAAGGATTCCTGGAAGCCTCGAATGTAAACATCGTGCGCGAGATGACTAATCTGATTGAGGTGCAGCGAGAATA
This genomic stretch from Leptospirales bacterium harbors:
- a CDS encoding GerMN domain-containing protein → MAAAGPKEQGGSAPLDTLHTNRLLLILIGGLALLSFMDVQARRHSQIHALPPASERLDTVRQNLEQPLRRSASAILQGVDEIEGGAHNAPPALSAEELNSPEAPQEADPSSFDSMRLRPLDAVQSSRSEIELYFLRFQNAHSELVRVRRPAAPGSVSLLRVLQELQRGPTNRERGLLNMFDSQIEIRGLRLEGGVAIIDLSDRVGRMGNHVIADRLDQLCYTLTQFSSVRGVRLLVNGEAVRQLGASALEVPETLHRGERSITDYR
- a CDS encoding class I SAM-dependent methyltransferase, with product MKVAAVKAGELAPCKASGNCPVCSAALQPLYRIERFTPPLDILRCSSCRLQIQAHPSLDLAALYEEDYYTGKADYSYRDERRVELFDRHVQRARLKNIARFVPPPADFLDVGAAFGSFVRAASEAGYRARGLDISEYAVKQGRLLGADLRQGDLRSGTLPANSADVITLVEVIEHLSDPQQTMASLSAALRRGGLLLIQTANFDGWQARRGGIDYHYYLPGHVVYYSLQNLRMLLEQHGLQIVAVYRPVDFGLIPKLRKSRGAFQSPLDYFRWLHISWYHLKSKLAWGDFSLTSSMVLYAQKL
- a CDS encoding methyltransferase domain-containing protein, producing the protein MSEIPLIVTAADAPAKQTGEAWQRHYQRDRARQVYPDENLVRMMHSIPRGPALDLGCGSGRHLRLLQDFGFAPLYGADLSSAALELSAALCPAAQLYLTAEEDPFRLPLPDGSVQLVIAWGVLHYNTAPRRQQMLSEIERVLQPDGAFLGTLRSAADRHFQHNEDLSGASLELFDQSQVQSLLTPYFSAVELAHITRTPTGELDRVIAHWAFRARR
- a CDS encoding flagellar hook-basal body protein; amino-acid sequence: MLRGLYTGATGMMMNQRRLDVIANNLANVDKTGFKTDDALFKAFPQMLIQRTRDDGVGVVPLGSFDMAPIVGELGLGAEFNETFTRFEQGAAKRTENPLDLMIDDRSRERPAFFVVQTDRGERLTRGGSFTIDREGRIVTQDGFPLLGENGPIQVTRHNFMIRENGEIWINGAIGNNPQAGASPDTNAYEQPALLDRIRMRTVEFPRELKKEGNSFYIVTPESGPMRPLEELGDRENPQIMQGFLEASNVNIVREMTNLIEVQREYEANQKSVTTQDSLLGKLINEVAR